The Palaemon carinicauda isolate YSFRI2023 unplaced genomic scaffold, ASM3689809v2 scaffold2199, whole genome shotgun sequence genomic interval ataaagctTTGTTATTAAGATAAAATAGATTCTCCGGTCAGTCTGTCACTTCTTCGTTCGTTTTTTACCAAATGAGCGCCTGTGTTTCCTTTCAAAAATTGTTGACGAGGTTTTAAACTGACTGTTGGTAAGGTTGAGTTATTTCTAAATAATGTATTATTGTACAGCGCATTAGTaggatattattttatttataattaataaagCCTTGATATTCAAGTAAAATAGATTCTTGGTTGGATGGCGAGCTATTTGGAATCATTGTGTATCATCTCCTAAGCGCCAACAGATGGCCTCAGCGATGCCTTTTTagctaaaaataattaatttcgctAAGCACCATGTGGTCGCCTTCGCAGGCATTTTTTCCAggaggtcagggggggggggggggggtgatgagtgAGGGGTGGGGGAAGTGGGGAGGGGGTATCTAGTTAGCACCCGCTCTCCAGCTTGGAGAAGGTAAACGAGCTAACAACAATTCAGTTTAAAGTAGCAATAAGTTTGgcttttaattattgtaattagaaCTATGGGATTTTGGGTCACAAAGGAACCATGTAAAAAGGTCTATTTTCCTTTGCAGTGTTAAACTAATTCGATCTCGCATTGATTGAGTCAATTAAGCCACCTGGTGTTGCAATTGCCTATTGCTATTAAAGAACTTACAACGAATATCTATATGTTGAACTttgctgatataagtctctcttcgtagtttatttGTGACAGGTCTATCTTAAAGTGGTTACTAATAATAAGGTATTTAatgttctttattcattacttatcatatagtttatttgattccttatttcctttccacacaagGTTATTTAGCCCTGTTGGATCTCTTTGGCTTGAGCATCaagcttttccagctacggttttagcttagaaaataataataataataataataataataataataataataataataataataataataataataatacacctgagAATTTATATACCACATCCTCTTCCCTTATCAAAAAGTtatttccctgaaaatatcagagatataaacaaaatttatatttagCAATAAAACAAGAAGTAAAAAATATCGTCATGAAAGGAAATAGTTGAATAGGTAAATAATAATGGGTACTATTAATTCATGATCTTACATTTCCACCTAACGGAAGATGAAGAAGTATTCTTTTTAGTCTGTCCTTCATCCaagagatgatgttgatgaaaCTCGTTAGATTCAGAGTTTATGTCAGATGTGTTATTAGAGGCCGCgcaagattactattattatctttattattattattattattattaatattattattaataataataatactattattgttaatattatcaattgctaagctaaacTCCTagctcgaaaagcaggatgctataagcccaggggctccaacagggaaaatagcccagtggggaaaggaaacaaggatatatgaaatatttcgaaaggagtaatactaaaataaatatctcctatataaataataaaaactttaaccaaaaaagaaaacgaaaaataagatagaattgtgtgcccaagtgtatcctcaagcaagagaactctaacccaaggaagtggaagcccatggtacagagactatggcactacctaagactagggaacaatggtctgattttggagtgtccttctcctagaagagctgcttagcataactAAAGAAACGTATAGATTTGTAATGTTATAAAAAAGCAGATTAATTGTTGGATGTTAAAAGAGAGAAACGCATTTATTTATAGGATATTGATATAGAGAAAAACGTATTTATATGTAACATTAGTCTTCTAACATCACAAATGTCATCCAGTAAAAAGGACGTATTTGAACGTATTTAGAAATTTCTTGACATTCAAAATCTATTTCATCATAAGTAatcttattttctattatttacacgtcataaatttccttattttcatctccagtaaataaattaaaaaaaagtccTTCACTATCCTATTTCATATTCAATACAATATTCCTCTTTTTCCAATCCAAATCAACATGGCCATCCAGGCTTCCAGTACGTCGCCAATGTTTCTGTTTCCAGTATTCAGGATTTCTTCCTTCGTTGCAAAAGGTCAAATCCATCTTGTTTTTATGGCCATTCTGATCTGCTGAGGCATCTCATCATCAACATGTAAGATCTGGTGCGAAAATTGGCCAAAGAGTTTTCCTGTGGTTCTGCAATATGTATTTGCAAAGGAATCAATGAGGAGTCTCGCTCAAACtgcaaaagaatgagagagagagagagagagagagagagagagagagagagagagagagagagagagagagagagagagagagagagagagaatactcaaaTGCATTCGCTGGGAAACTATAGAAATCAATCTTCTCGCCTCTTGTGATCGAAAACCTTTAATAACTCCTGAAAGAACTTCCAATCCCTTCTTCTTCCTCGCCTTGACTTGCTGGATCCTCCTCCGTCTCTTTTCGGAGCTTATTGGATCTTCATAGTCTTCATCCGGAGACCAAATTGGATGGCAGTGGATCTTTTATCTGGATTGTAGAtaaattgaaattgcttttaacAATTATTCAATAATGATTGACTTAGAGTTTGTTCACATCTCTGTAATATACACCAatatacgcaacctgtcaaaatgaaggctaaataccTAGATATATTTGCTTATACAactcctctcaccagagtatgacaagCAATTCCGTTATATCTAGAGCTTAGTTTACTTTCTTTAGTGTGTGTACTGAAAATAGATTCTTTTAGTCccctttttttatacattttttaacaATTGAAACCAGTAAAGGATAATATTAGCCGTGGAAATTTAACACTAATaactatctcccatatataatacagagaaaaaatctagctatatatatatatatacatatatatatatatatatatatatatatatatatatatatatatatatatatatatatatatatatatatatatatatataaatattacatatatatatatatatatatatatatatatatatatatatatatattacatatatatatatatatatatatatatatatatatatatatatatatatatatatatatatatatatatatatatatatatatatattacatatatatatatatatatatatatatatatatatgtatatatatatatatatatatatatatatatatatatatacagtatttatagataaatatctatatatatatatatatatatatatatatatatatatatatatatatatatatatatatatatatatatatatatatatgttcatatataaacatatatatatatatatatatatatatatatatatatatatatatatacatatatataaatatatatatatatatatatatatatgtgtgtgtgtgtatgtatatatatatatatatatatatatatatatatatatatatatatatatatatatatatatatatatatttatagatatatatatatatatatatatatatatatatatatatatatatatatatatatatatacatatatatatatatatatatatatatatatatttatatatatatatatatatatatatatatatatatatatatatatatatatgtgtatgtatatatatatacagtatatatagataaatatctatctatctatctatatatatatatatatatatatatatgtatatatatatatatatatatatatatatatatatatatatatatatatatatatatatatatatatatatatatacagtatatatagataaatatctatctatctatctatctatatatatatatatatatatatatatatatatatatatatatatatatatatatatattattagcttaaagtaaattcattataatttgattataagttattaatacttttccaaccttttatacgaaaaactgtatctatagtacatttttcaattttttttatttttctggtttccttgtattttgactgatacgcagtaagattaaaggatcttattatttaattaattgcataagccttgctgtgtgctttaaatagttcgagacaccatttatataccttaatgagcgtaactaccttgaatgctagttacgcgttttatcgccaccgccgcttaaaactactgtttaccttggcgaaggttatccaagacggggcagattccttccactcttcacggtgaacacaagtggctaatattcttataaattgacgtgaatattattttcagtattgcatgaagtcgtgtgctgtttcacagtgagaataactttgccatgcgtttcatgtaagacttcatgttaatcatccctgctttcgtaattactgatgggcgggaaacgagatctgctgctacgtccaaagaaactttccatcaagatgttatcaagttggtgaccgttggatggattattgcaccggaatggattacgcacctgaatggattactcaactgaacaaaccagcgcaaggcattctttgaggtaggtctcgttccgtttggcacacagaacaagactttaaagttgccctattattttagtgcgccttcatcaaacttctaaaaataatctcgattccttaattatctctttaagtcagtcaattttttttttacacttgcgagatcctttaattaactgtgatattaaattttagaaaacttttgtaactttgtcttgtcacagatattgaattttgtctcgttgattgacagctttcttttgtttttttaggattcgaggtattcgaagtgtagggggatttggtaaccagtgcctagggtaccaaacatctgggcggcttcgttgtcttcctgggaacttgaaaacctacgaggctgcattaagtgttcaaatttgaatcatgagagtaacgcttgtaggtatagatttcatagtcgctgtaaacactgtggagattggcattttaattttttgtgtctgaaattggatgataatgttaaacaggatgttaagtcttttcagtctagctcaaaaagtgaaaagagtatgcctaaaaaggatgaaaaatctcgtaagcaaaccaatagtagtgttgttaatgtaactgaagcttttcaggtagactctgatgtagagtccattttacctacatttacatgtaatattgagggtaaactgttgattagaggccttaaagatagtggctgtcaatctaattttatttccagtacagtggctgaaaacctgaaccttaaggtgatcagggataatgtatcattaactttgaatggtataaattcttctcggaaatatttaaccaggttggtagaagccaatgttgaaattaatggggttgttaaagtagttaaggctttatgcattccaagtataagtatttcattgaagcttcctcaattgggtaaagttgtacaaggattcaaagacagaggttacatgttagctgataagaacctttcatgtcatgataactttattgataatgtcgacttcattctagggtcaaagtcatgccactgcttacctcagaatgagattttatttgggttaaatagaacttcagtttatgctgaaacccaggcagggatattattgcagggtaatacagaccaactccttcaagatcttccttatttaccatataaagttagtagtggtaatatggctacagttccagagttcaatattgatatgaatattaacagttgtcttttatctgaccttaccattgaagaaagtttactccctacagaattttccatattggacgagaagggaaaccttatagaatctcagcttgaaaaagcattaaaccatgttttggaggagaattgttccaggtacacgaacatgagtaacggaggcccagaagctgaagattcagagcttaataacaagctagtaaagtatgcccttgataatatggtaagagatggtgatggtaggattgtagtccctcttttgtggaattttaaggtggctcatctattgggtacaaattatgagttggctttaatggtgttaaaatctaatttgaagaaacttcaaaaagacgaaaataaattatcccttatggacaaagtatttaaagaccagttaaagagtggaataattcagagaattgacaatcttccccagttcctagaagaacacccaagtcacagtttccttccccacatgggtgtatttaaattgaacagggaaactactaaatgtagagttgtgtacctctctaatctttgccaaaagagtaagggtgggggactaacaattagtcacaaccaagccatttttccaggccctactttaaatcaaaagattgtagcagcattattgcatctgaggtttggatttaatttgctgtgtttcgatatttgtcaggcctttaataatttatctttaaacgacgtggacagtaacaggttactttgtttatggttccgtgatgtagaaaagaaagactatactattgtagctttaaagaatgttaggctaagttttggattaagatgtagtccagcactgctaatgttagctttgtataagattttgatcctcgatattgatgatgaaagtaagtctctggtcgaactcaaaaaactgatatatcagttgagttatatggacaactgtgccattgcttttgattcttctgctgaacttgaatgggcctataaacaggttaaaggtatttttgaaccctaccattttaggttacaacagttcataacaaatgattttaatttgcaagaaatcatagattcagagaatgaggttaagactgataggaacgtaaagttgcttggtttagtgtgggatcgggaaaaggactgtttatccaccaagcccataaatcttgacattaaggccaataccaagagggaagttttacgtactattgcgtcgcagtatgatctttataattttaatggccctttacttaatagaagcaggctcttcctacacagattacaatgtgatcaacacttgagttgggatcaagcactggataaagaacgttcgagagaatggcaaaatattgctaagcaagcaaatgctgctcctgtcatcaaagttcctaggtttgcgggaagcagagatgacacttacaagctgatagcttattctgacagtagcaaatgtatatttggagtagtgatatacatacagtgtatttccacaggtaagctaagttttgcttttgcaaaaaatcgtatggtaggaaaaaaccttcaatctaaaagtatgccttcccttgaactacaaagtattgccttagcagtggaatgtctcttagatttatacaaagaattatcgggtccctcttgcattaaacctattaagattcaggaattaagggtttattcagatagccttgtagctttatcttggatatattcgcacactcacaatcttgataaactacagaaatgttctgtgtttgtgaaaaacaggttacacgagattagtgaactgtgcttaaaacacccagttatattttcgtttgtatctggagaagaaaatcccggggattgtattacacgttgtctctcttataaatcactaatgaaaactaactaccttacaggtccagaccttgtaaatgctccaagaatggaacatagtaaggatactttggagtttgtggtaccagatcccaaaatggatattcagataccagtaaacagtttgggtgcctacattagtagtaaggatatagaaattgaacattttcagatgacttcaagagtttctagctttcatagattaattttgatttatcgcaatgttttattgtttgtcaataagctgaaaattaaggtgatggctagggatcctgacaaatttaaccatttaaaggcttttcgcagtgatcataatttttttgcagaggctagtagattgttgctgtccagggaccagggatgttattttgctgaagaacttgaatattttaactctagtgaacgtttacttaaggacgtgccaagaatagttggacaacttaatatttatattgacagagaaggactgttaagagtacgaagtaagctgtccagacttaaagatgaagggaggtataggtttcctattttgttgtctaaggatagtactttaactacattgattatcagagattatcatgaacggtttgctcatgcaggtgtgtattctgtcttgtcagagatgcgtaaaatgttttggatgtctaagtcttattctacagttaaaaaggtgttgaagtcttgtgttgtgtgtcgacgttttaatgaaagggctatcaagcttaaccagaactcttacagagatttcagaattaatgcaccagaaattcctttcaggtatatttttatggattatatgggtccatattttgtgcatattaagagtcaaaaggttaaagtctggttattatgtataacttgtaattggagtagggcaattaatttaaaactttgctatgacttgtcggtaaaggagttcttaagagccttccagttacattgttttgagtttggtttgccagagttatgcatttctgacatgggcactcaactagtagctggagccaacatcatcatagactttctaagggatcccgaggtcaagctgtatttggaggaaaatggagtcaaaccgattcagtttgaacattttttcaaaggccagagccaacttggatcgatggtagagacttgtgttaagatgaccaagaagctcgtctatggttctataaaaaataatgtactgaaggtaagggactttgaatttttgattgctcagactgtacatttagtgaacagaaggcctattgctttcaaagaggctttgcgtggggaaaatttagactcatcagttcctcagcctattacccctgagagcttgattcgtggctatgaccttacttctgttaatataattcccgatttacagaggataccagagattgcagatgatcccacctatactcttaacaagtcaagcaaaattaaaaactgcttttctcatttgagaaaggttaggaataatcttgtggatttgtatcattcggagttcctggctacattaactcagcaagctgttgacaaaaagaacagataccttcctgttaaacatacctctttacagaagaatgatattgttttaataaaagaactctattgtaagcctaaccagtatcctatgggtttggttaaggaagtgactgtcaatgatattggagaagttactggtgctgttgtgttgaagggcaagacaagagaa includes:
- the LOC137636056 gene encoding uncharacterized protein, with protein sequence MVETCVKMTKKLVYGSIKNNVLKVRDFEFLIAQTVHLVNRRPIAFKEALRGENLDSSVPQPITPESLIRGYDLTSVNIIPDLQRIPEIADDPTYTLNKSSKIKNCFSHLRKVRNNLVDLYHSEFLATLTQQAVDKKNRYLPVKHTSLQKNDIVLIKELYCKPNQYPMGLVKEVTVNDIGEVTGAVVLKGKTREITKRHVSNLIFLLRPENQIEQDSVAEKPIDDNLQGQTRRACKPRVAAERCKRKNRKLLGFE